The following are from one region of the Vibrio hyugaensis genome:
- the fliQ gene encoding flagellar biosynthesis protein FliQ gives MTPEMFVELFREALWMVLIMVCAIIIPSLLIGLVVAIFQAATSINEQTLSFLPRLIVTLLALMLFGHWMTQMLMEYFYGLIERLPQVLY, from the coding sequence ATGACTCCAGAAATGTTTGTCGAGCTTTTCCGTGAGGCACTTTGGATGGTGCTGATCATGGTGTGTGCCATCATTATCCCCAGCTTGCTGATTGGTCTAGTCGTGGCGATTTTCCAAGCGGCAACCTCTATCAACGAACAGACGCTGAGTTTCTTGCCGCGTTTGATTGTCACTTTGTTGGCTCTGATGTTGTTCGGCCACTGGATGACGCAAATGCTGATGGAATACTTCTACGGCCTGATTGAACGCTTACCACAGGTGCTCTACTAG
- the fliI gene encoding flagellar protein export ATPase FliI has translation MQALADRLKNYKVEGLTTRPVASGKLVRVVGLTLEATGCRAPIGSLCLVETMSGHMEAEVVGFSGDNLFLMPSEQITGILPGAKVTPLTSEAGLPVGMELLGRVIDGVGNPLDGLGPFYTEQRASFNAEPINPLARKPISEPLDVGLKAINGLLTVGKGQRIGLFAGSGVGKSVTLGMMTRGTTAQVVVVGLIGERGREVKEFIEEILGEDGRRRSVVVAAPADASPLMRLKGCQTALTIAEYFRDQGLDVLLLMDSLTRFAQAQREIALSVGEPPATKGYPPSVFAKLPALVERAGNGSDDQGSITAFFTVLTEGDDLQDPIADASRAILDGHIVLSREMADAGHYPAIDVEKSVSRVMPQITTEEHVLMSKAVRQVLSICRKNQDLVSIGAYKPGTDPAIDGAFTLKPRLDEYLQQRMKESVPYDMCVNMLKSILGG, from the coding sequence ATGCAAGCCTTGGCCGACCGCTTAAAAAACTACAAAGTTGAAGGTTTAACCACACGCCCTGTTGCTTCCGGCAAGCTTGTGCGTGTTGTTGGCTTAACTTTGGAAGCGACGGGTTGCCGTGCGCCAATTGGCAGTTTGTGTTTGGTCGAAACTATGTCCGGTCATATGGAAGCGGAAGTGGTGGGCTTTTCTGGAGACAATCTTTTCTTAATGCCGAGTGAGCAAATCACAGGCATCTTACCGGGCGCGAAAGTGACACCTTTAACCAGCGAGGCTGGTCTGCCTGTTGGTATGGAACTGCTAGGTCGCGTGATCGACGGTGTGGGTAACCCACTGGACGGTCTTGGTCCGTTTTACACCGAGCAACGCGCTTCGTTCAATGCCGAACCTATTAACCCATTGGCACGTAAACCGATATCCGAACCACTCGACGTCGGCTTGAAAGCCATCAACGGTTTATTGACGGTCGGTAAAGGTCAGCGTATTGGTCTGTTTGCCGGTTCTGGTGTGGGTAAGTCCGTTACCCTAGGTATGATGACGCGCGGCACGACAGCACAAGTGGTTGTGGTTGGTCTGATTGGTGAACGTGGACGCGAAGTAAAAGAATTCATCGAAGAGATTTTGGGTGAAGATGGACGTCGCCGCTCTGTGGTGGTAGCCGCGCCTGCCGATGCCTCCCCTTTGATGCGTTTGAAGGGTTGCCAAACTGCCCTGACGATTGCCGAATACTTCCGTGACCAAGGGTTAGATGTTCTTCTATTGATGGATTCACTGACTCGTTTTGCTCAAGCACAGCGCGAAATTGCACTGTCAGTCGGTGAGCCGCCAGCAACCAAAGGTTATCCACCTTCGGTATTTGCGAAATTACCGGCGTTGGTAGAGCGTGCGGGTAATGGCAGTGATGACCAAGGTTCGATCACCGCTTTCTTTACTGTTTTAACCGAGGGTGATGATCTACAAGATCCGATTGCCGATGCGTCACGTGCGATCCTCGATGGCCACATCGTGTTATCCCGAGAAATGGCCGATGCGGGTCACTACCCTGCGATTGACGTTGAGAAATCGGTGAGCCGCGTTATGCCGCAAATCACCACCGAAGAACACGTATTGATGTCGAAAGCTGTGCGCCAAGTGCTCTCCATTTGCCGTAAAAACCAAGACTTGGTGTCGATTGGTGCGTACAAGCCGGGTACTGATCCAGCGATCGATGGTGCGTTTACCCTCAAGCCAAGATTGGACGAATACCTACAACAACGTATGAAAGAATCCGTACCATACGATATGTGTGTCAACATGTTGAAAAGCATTTTAGGTGGGTAA
- the flhB gene encoding flagellar biosynthesis protein FlhB has protein sequence MAESDGQERTEEATPRRLQQAREKGQVARSKELASASVLIVGAIALMWFGDALARSLFSIMSRLFDLKREEIFDTAKLFDIAFGAMTDLLFPLFLILITLFVAAMIGAAGVGGISFSAEAAMPKLSKMNPLSGLKRMVGMQSWVELIKSILKVALVTGMAIYLIQASQADLIQLSMDVYPQNIFHALDILLNFILLISCSLLIVVAIDIPFQIWQHADQLKMTKQEIKDEYKETEGKPEVKGRIRMLQREAAQRRMMADVPQADVIITNPEHFSVALRYKQKTDRAPVVIAKGTDHMAMKIREVAREHDITIVPAPPLARALYHTTELEQEIPDGLFTAVAQVLAFVFQLKQYRKRGGQRPKIQDYDLPIPPEHRH, from the coding sequence TTGGCAGAGTCAGACGGTCAAGAACGCACCGAAGAAGCCACCCCCCGACGGTTACAACAAGCCAGAGAGAAGGGGCAAGTTGCTCGATCTAAAGAGCTCGCATCCGCCTCTGTGCTGATTGTGGGCGCGATCGCCTTAATGTGGTTTGGTGATGCTTTAGCACGCTCACTGTTTTCGATCATGAGTCGTTTATTTGATCTCAAGCGAGAAGAGATCTTTGACACTGCAAAGTTGTTTGATATTGCGTTTGGCGCGATGACAGATTTGCTGTTCCCACTGTTTTTGATTCTCATCACCTTGTTTGTTGCCGCCATGATTGGAGCCGCAGGGGTCGGGGGCATCAGTTTTTCTGCTGAAGCGGCAATGCCAAAACTGTCCAAAATGAACCCGCTTAGCGGTTTAAAACGTATGGTTGGTATGCAGAGTTGGGTGGAGCTTATCAAGTCCATTCTGAAAGTCGCACTTGTTACGGGGATGGCGATATACCTCATTCAAGCCTCACAAGCGGACTTGATTCAACTCAGTATGGATGTGTATCCGCAAAACATCTTCCATGCTTTGGATATCCTGCTCAACTTCATTTTGCTTATCAGTTGTTCGTTGTTGATTGTGGTCGCGATCGATATTCCCTTTCAGATCTGGCAGCATGCCGATCAACTTAAGATGACCAAACAAGAGATCAAAGACGAATATAAAGAGACCGAAGGTAAGCCGGAAGTGAAAGGTCGTATTCGTATGTTGCAAAGGGAAGCCGCACAGCGTCGGATGATGGCGGATGTCCCACAAGCGGACGTTATCATTACCAACCCGGAGCACTTTTCTGTTGCGTTGCGTTATAAGCAGAAAACCGACCGAGCTCCAGTGGTGATCGCCAAAGGTACCGACCATATGGCGATGAAGATCCGAGAAGTGGCGCGTGAACATGACATTACCATTGTACCTGCTCCGCCATTGGCGCGAGCGCTTTACCACACCACAGAGTTAGAACAAGAAATACCCGACGGACTGTTTACTGCCGTTGCACAAGTTCTCGCATTTGTGTTCCAGCTTAAGCAATATCGCAAACGTGGCGGTCAGCGACCTAAGATCCAAGATTACGATTTGCCAATCCCACCGGAACATCGCCACTAA
- the fliP gene encoding flagellar type III secretion system pore protein FliP (The bacterial flagellar biogenesis protein FliP forms a type III secretion system (T3SS)-type pore required for flagellar assembly.) — protein sequence MTKDNSIRLMLSTFMLLIGVLFSSLSFAQAEESPLPANLAQGDSVTVKAMESESGSSRSMSVGNGGGIPAFTMTTNADGSEDYSVTLQILALMTMLGFLPAMVILMTSFTRIVVVMSILRQAMGLQQTPSNQVIIGIALFLTFFIMSPVLNEINDQAVQPYLNEQVTAREAFDAAQAPMKAFMLKQTRIKDLETFVTMSGEEVTNPEDVSMAVLIPAFITSELKTAFQIGFMLFLPFLIIDLVVASVLMAMGMMMLSPMIVSLPFKLMLFVLVDGWNLILSTLAGSFAL from the coding sequence ATGACAAAGGATAATTCAATCCGCCTGATGCTGAGCACCTTTATGTTGCTCATTGGCGTGCTGTTTTCTTCGCTTTCTTTTGCACAAGCAGAGGAATCACCATTACCTGCCAATCTAGCGCAGGGCGACAGTGTGACGGTTAAGGCAATGGAGAGTGAGTCAGGCTCAAGCCGCAGTATGTCGGTGGGTAATGGTGGCGGTATTCCTGCCTTTACCATGACGACCAACGCCGACGGCAGTGAAGACTATTCGGTGACGTTACAGATTCTTGCCTTAATGACCATGCTTGGCTTCTTGCCAGCGATGGTGATTTTGATGACGTCGTTTACCCGTATTGTGGTGGTGATGTCGATTCTGCGACAAGCTATGGGTCTACAGCAAACGCCTTCTAACCAAGTCATCATTGGTATCGCGCTCTTCCTGACTTTCTTTATCATGTCGCCTGTTTTGAATGAGATTAACGATCAAGCGGTTCAACCCTATTTGAATGAGCAAGTTACGGCACGTGAAGCCTTCGACGCTGCACAAGCGCCGATGAAAGCTTTTATGCTCAAACAAACTCGCATCAAAGATTTGGAAACCTTCGTGACCATGTCAGGTGAAGAAGTGACCAATCCAGAAGATGTCTCTATGGCGGTGTTGATCCCAGCTTTCATTACGTCCGAACTTAAGACGGCATTCCAGATCGGCTTTATGCTGTTCTTACCGTTTTTGATCATCGACCTGGTTGTTGCTTCTGTTTTGATGGCGATGGGTATGATGATGCTATCGCCAATGATCGTATCGCTGCCATTTAAGCTGATGCTGTTTGTGCTGGTGGATGGGTGGAACTTGATATTGTCGACACTCGCCGGCAGTTTTGCCCTTTAG
- the fliO gene encoding flagellar biosynthetic protein FliO — protein sequence MSSSIKTRLKQITGALGLMLSAPYAFAAAPTSLDLATTLGSLVLVIGVILLLAWLLKRMQVPAMGQQKGLRIVSQLPVGTKERIAVVQVGEEQFLVGITSQSIQTLAKLETPLKEEALATSAFASQFSQLIKKHDKG from the coding sequence ATGAGCAGCTCAATCAAAACGCGATTGAAGCAAATCACAGGAGCACTCGGCTTAATGCTGAGTGCTCCTTATGCATTTGCAGCCGCGCCAACGAGTCTAGATTTAGCGACCACATTAGGTTCTTTAGTGCTTGTGATTGGTGTGATTCTATTACTGGCTTGGTTGCTAAAACGCATGCAAGTTCCAGCGATGGGGCAACAGAAAGGGCTGCGTATTGTCAGTCAGTTACCAGTCGGCACCAAAGAGCGCATTGCGGTTGTTCAGGTTGGTGAAGAACAGTTCTTGGTTGGCATTACAAGCCAATCTATCCAAACCTTGGCCAAGCTTGAAACGCCATTGAAAGAGGAAGCGTTGGCGACCAGCGCATTTGCTAGTCAATTTAGCCAACTGATAAAAAAACATGACAAAGGATAA
- the fliJ gene encoding flagellar export protein FliJ encodes MNNAMEFLLDQAKEREDQAVLALNKARSELEDYYRQVEQIEKYRLDYCQQLVDRGMAGLTASQYGHLNRFLTQLDETLSKQKQAENHFKEQVVNCQDYWLNMRKERMSYEWMIDKREKEKQIAEAKREQKQMDEFSTLLYSRKPQRF; translated from the coding sequence ATGAATAACGCGATGGAATTCCTACTTGATCAAGCGAAAGAGCGTGAAGACCAAGCGGTGTTGGCACTGAACAAAGCACGCTCAGAGCTTGAAGACTACTACCGCCAAGTCGAACAGATTGAAAAGTACCGTTTAGATTACTGCCAACAGTTAGTCGATCGCGGTATGGCAGGTCTGACGGCCAGTCAATATGGTCACTTAAACCGATTCTTAACCCAACTTGATGAGACTCTATCCAAGCAAAAGCAAGCGGAAAACCACTTCAAAGAGCAAGTCGTTAACTGCCAAGACTATTGGCTAAACATGCGTAAAGAGCGAATGTCTTATGAGTGGATGATTGATAAGCGTGAGAAAGAAAAGCAAATTGCGGAAGCTAAGCGAGAGCAAAAGCAAATGGATGAATTCTCCACTTTACTGTATAGCCGAAAACCGCAACGTTTTTAA
- the fliM gene encoding flagellar motor switch protein FliM, with protein MTDLLSQDEIDALLHGVDDVDDVDEPIDAGDESAVSFDFSSQDRIVRGRMPTLELINERFARHMRISLFNMLRKTAEVSINGVQMMKFGEYQNTLYVPTSLNMVRFRPLKGTALITMEARLVFILVENFFGGDGRFHAKIEGREFTPTERRIIQLLLKIVFEDYKEAWSPVMGVEFEYLDSEVNPSMANIVSPTEVIVVSSFHIEVDGGGGDFHVVMPYSMVEPIRELLDAGVQSDKMETDVRWSSALREEIMDCPVNFRVNLLEKDISLRDLMELQPGDVIPIEMPEHATMFIEDLPTYRVKMGRSDDKLAVQVSEEIERPHVVKTDLAFLGKDIMSELENDDDTND; from the coding sequence GTGACCGATCTATTAAGCCAAGACGAGATTGATGCGCTACTACATGGGGTTGACGATGTTGATGACGTCGATGAACCCATAGATGCCGGCGACGAAAGTGCCGTCAGTTTCGATTTCTCGTCTCAAGACAGGATTGTCCGTGGTCGGATGCCGACGCTCGAACTTATCAATGAGCGCTTTGCCCGACACATGCGAATCAGCCTGTTTAACATGTTGCGTAAAACCGCTGAGGTGTCGATTAACGGCGTACAGATGATGAAATTTGGTGAATACCAAAATACGCTGTACGTTCCGACCAGTTTGAACATGGTACGTTTTCGTCCACTCAAAGGCACAGCCTTGATCACCATGGAAGCACGTTTGGTGTTTATCTTGGTTGAAAACTTCTTCGGGGGTGATGGCCGTTTCCACGCCAAAATCGAAGGCCGAGAATTCACGCCAACCGAACGTCGCATCATTCAGCTTCTGCTGAAAATTGTTTTCGAAGATTACAAAGAAGCGTGGTCGCCAGTGATGGGGGTGGAATTTGAATACCTCGATTCCGAAGTGAACCCAAGTATGGCAAACATCGTGAGCCCGACCGAAGTGATTGTCGTGAGTTCATTCCACATCGAAGTTGATGGCGGTGGTGGTGACTTCCACGTAGTGATGCCTTACTCCATGGTTGAACCAATCCGCGAACTGCTTGATGCAGGTGTGCAATCCGACAAGATGGAAACTGACGTTCGTTGGAGCTCTGCTCTGCGCGAAGAGATCATGGATTGCCCGGTTAACTTCCGTGTGAACTTGTTAGAGAAAGACATCTCTCTTCGCGATTTGATGGAACTGCAGCCGGGTGATGTTATCCCGATTGAAATGCCAGAACACGCGACCATGTTCATCGAAGATTTGCCGACTTACCGTGTGAAAATGGGGCGTTCTGACGACAAGCTTGCCGTGCAAGTTTCTGAAGAAATCGAGCGTCCACACGTAGTCAAAACCGATTTAGCCTTCTTGGGTAAAGACATCATGTCTGAACTTGAGAATGACGACGATACAAACGATTAA
- the fliR gene encoding flagellar biosynthetic protein FliR, with product MEYPTHIVLDWIANYFWPYTRISAMLMVMTVTGARFVSPRIRLYLGLAITFAVAPAIPAVPQDIELLSFRGFMTIAEQIIIGVAMGMVTQFMIQTFVLLGQILGMQSSLGFASMVDPANGQNTPLLGQLFMFLATMFFLATDGHLKMLQLVVFSFKTLPIGSGSLGSVDFYEMASWLGIMFKTALSMSLSGIIALLTINLSFGVMTRAAPQLNIFSLGFAFALMVGLLLCWYILAGLYSHYELFWAVGEEQICNLIRLNC from the coding sequence ATGGAGTATCCAACTCATATCGTCCTCGACTGGATCGCAAACTACTTCTGGCCCTATACCCGTATCTCTGCCATGTTGATGGTGATGACGGTAACTGGGGCACGCTTCGTCTCACCTCGAATTCGCTTATACCTTGGCTTAGCGATCACCTTTGCGGTTGCGCCTGCTATTCCCGCTGTGCCACAAGACATTGAATTGCTCTCTTTCCGTGGTTTCATGACCATCGCTGAGCAAATCATTATTGGCGTTGCCATGGGCATGGTGACTCAATTTATGATCCAAACCTTTGTTCTGCTTGGTCAGATCCTCGGTATGCAATCGAGCTTGGGTTTTGCCTCCATGGTTGACCCTGCGAATGGACAGAACACGCCACTGCTTGGTCAGCTCTTTATGTTCTTGGCAACTATGTTCTTCCTTGCCACCGATGGGCACTTAAAAATGCTGCAGCTGGTGGTGTTCAGTTTTAAAACCTTGCCAATTGGTTCTGGCTCATTAGGAAGTGTCGACTTCTATGAGATGGCGAGTTGGCTAGGCATCATGTTTAAAACGGCGTTGAGTATGTCTTTATCTGGCATCATCGCATTGCTTACCATCAACTTATCATTTGGTGTAATGACGCGTGCTGCACCGCAGTTGAATATTTTCTCACTCGGTTTTGCATTCGCTTTGATGGTGGGCTTGCTGCTTTGTTGGTACATTCTGGCGGGTTTATACAGCCATTATGAATTGTTCTGGGCTGTGGGTGAGGAGCAGATTTGTAACCTCATTCGCTTGAATTGCTAG
- a CDS encoding NIPSNAP family protein — translation MKVTELRQYKIKTGKTEQWLTWMKNELLPYQRSKGMRVLNTYVHTGEDGHDYFVWLREFDSEADRQRLYADTYNDWWISNIRPKVFELIERDSVKVTLLESVDM, via the coding sequence GTGAAAGTGACAGAATTACGCCAATACAAAATCAAAACAGGCAAAACAGAACAATGGTTAACGTGGATGAAAAACGAGTTGTTACCCTACCAACGTTCAAAAGGCATGCGCGTATTGAACACTTACGTTCACACTGGCGAAGATGGGCACGATTATTTTGTGTGGTTGCGAGAATTTGATAGCGAAGCCGATCGTCAGAGACTTTATGCGGACACTTACAATGATTGGTGGATTAGCAACATTCGTCCAAAAGTGTTTGAGTTGATTGAGCGAGACTCGGTTAAAGTCACTTTGCTTGAATCCGTCGACATGTAG
- the fliN gene encoding flagellar motor switch protein FliN gives MEPSDDQKLADEWAAALGEDPSAPSIDVDEILAAPLEELKDTSAPITDDERRKLDTIMDIPVTISMEVGRSQISIRNLLQLNQGSVVELDRLAGESLDVLVNGTLIAHGEVVVVNDKFGIRLTDVISQTERIKKLR, from the coding sequence ATGGAACCAAGTGACGATCAAAAGCTAGCAGACGAATGGGCAGCCGCTCTTGGCGAAGATCCGTCTGCACCTTCAATCGATGTTGATGAGATATTGGCAGCACCATTGGAGGAGCTGAAAGATACTTCTGCTCCAATTACGGATGACGAGCGTCGTAAACTCGATACCATTATGGATATCCCAGTGACAATCTCGATGGAAGTGGGCCGCTCGCAAATCAGCATCCGTAACCTGCTGCAATTGAACCAAGGTTCGGTTGTGGAACTTGACCGTCTAGCTGGTGAGTCATTAGATGTATTGGTTAACGGTACTTTGATTGCTCATGGTGAAGTCGTTGTCGTCAATGACAAGTTTGGTATTCGTCTGACCGACGTGATCAGCCAAACTGAACGCATTAAAAAGCTGCGCTAA
- a CDS encoding flagellar hook-length control protein FliK, whose amino-acid sequence MNVNLSNVSATSKSSVSDASSKIDAENPESKGFFETLAGVFTDSQKAEKAVAKSDTAEASTEIESESLKVASTGSGGESQEKVTTEGEKTTSTESTDALLIQGETKATSDQGSKATPADSDVDTVGVNSSVSKSGSEVPVDTKSDSGHAGPTSVVASEAQKNISDTQVQSDNVKNAMGEGQQLLGRIEQANQALKTNESLVDSGKALPPEAALAAKSMMTVDGKPLSPEQQIELAASNTLPQDGIAVSKQGETVTLDADGKPIGPHPKTEAQIDWNSPNTQAMHAEATVNATTQAAVNGQVVTQGAQPVIESEAFQQTLSADAETIDVKRISIDELHVIDTKLAQGKPLSKQELDIIEGLKTGELIADIPEQGLAQFVALPSDVKVAMAEHQAAQHNSRAVASTVTAQQAHQLAAQELKHTTAQVNTQTAATPNVDKAAMSVMPEALAASTMNPVNQAASSAELSKKVMNAGLAAGALKGAANKQDKSEPQPSLAGQIQASASQQGVTAQQQTRVDAAQQAQLPLQLTKELANDQVAEKVQMMMSKNLKNLDIRLDPPELGRMQIRMTMNNDLANVHFTVANPQARDLIEQTLPRLREMLAQQGMQLADSSVQQQSSGQQQGGYANADQNGQSGQGRGFSGQSDENFDADVNLDLNVASKRDGISFYA is encoded by the coding sequence ATGAATGTGAATTTGTCGAATGTTTCTGCAACCAGTAAGTCATCGGTTTCCGATGCGTCTTCAAAAATTGATGCAGAAAACCCTGAAAGCAAAGGTTTTTTTGAAACCTTAGCTGGGGTATTTACGGATTCACAAAAAGCAGAAAAGGCCGTCGCGAAGTCTGACACGGCAGAAGCATCAACAGAAATTGAAAGCGAAAGCCTGAAAGTGGCCTCGACAGGCTCCGGAGGTGAGAGCCAAGAAAAAGTCACAACAGAAGGTGAGAAGACCACGTCAACCGAATCGACCGATGCGTTGCTGATTCAAGGCGAGACAAAGGCAACAAGCGATCAAGGTAGTAAAGCGACGCCTGCAGACTCTGATGTTGACACTGTTGGGGTAAATTCATCGGTTTCAAAGAGCGGCAGTGAAGTCCCTGTTGATACAAAATCTGATTCTGGTCACGCAGGGCCGACCTCCGTGGTGGCGAGTGAGGCTCAAAAGAACATATCCGATACCCAAGTACAGAGCGATAACGTAAAGAATGCGATGGGAGAAGGTCAACAGTTGCTTGGTCGAATTGAGCAAGCAAACCAAGCGCTAAAAACTAATGAGTCTTTAGTTGATAGCGGCAAAGCATTGCCACCAGAGGCAGCACTTGCAGCAAAGTCAATGATGACAGTAGATGGTAAGCCGTTATCACCAGAGCAACAGATCGAACTAGCGGCGTCAAATACGTTACCGCAAGATGGGATTGCCGTGTCGAAACAAGGTGAAACGGTGACTTTGGATGCCGACGGTAAACCAATTGGCCCACACCCTAAGACAGAAGCACAAATTGATTGGAATTCACCGAACACTCAAGCCATGCATGCAGAAGCAACCGTAAACGCGACGACGCAAGCTGCGGTTAACGGCCAAGTTGTCACACAAGGTGCGCAGCCGGTTATTGAATCTGAGGCGTTTCAACAGACCTTGTCCGCCGACGCTGAAACGATTGACGTAAAACGCATCTCTATCGATGAACTGCACGTCATCGATACAAAATTAGCGCAAGGAAAGCCGCTTTCTAAGCAAGAGCTCGATATCATTGAAGGGCTAAAAACGGGCGAACTTATTGCGGATATTCCAGAGCAAGGTTTGGCTCAATTTGTTGCCTTACCGAGTGATGTAAAAGTCGCGATGGCAGAACATCAAGCAGCTCAACACAATTCTAGAGCGGTTGCTTCAACGGTGACCGCTCAGCAAGCGCATCAACTTGCCGCGCAGGAACTAAAGCATACGACCGCACAAGTGAACACTCAAACTGCAGCAACGCCAAATGTCGATAAAGCGGCAATGTCTGTGATGCCAGAGGCACTAGCGGCTTCAACGATGAACCCTGTGAATCAAGCAGCATCGAGTGCTGAATTGAGTAAGAAGGTCATGAATGCTGGCCTTGCTGCTGGCGCATTAAAAGGTGCTGCGAATAAGCAAGACAAATCAGAGCCACAACCTAGTTTAGCTGGACAAATTCAAGCCTCAGCGAGTCAGCAAGGTGTGACAGCTCAGCAACAAACGAGAGTGGATGCCGCTCAGCAAGCTCAGTTGCCGTTGCAGCTAACCAAAGAACTTGCGAATGACCAAGTCGCTGAGAAAGTGCAAATGATGATGTCGAAGAACTTAAAGAACCTCGATATTCGCTTAGACCCACCAGAACTTGGTCGTATGCAGATCCGCATGACAATGAACAACGATCTTGCCAACGTTCATTTTACGGTAGCAAACCCACAAGCACGCGACTTAATTGAACAAACACTGCCTCGTTTAAGAGAAATGTTGGCGCAACAAGGCATGCAACTGGCAGATTCTTCAGTGCAACAACAAAGCAGTGGTCAGCAGCAAGGTGGCTATGCGAATGCGGATCAAAATGGTCAAAGCGGACAAGGTCGTGGATTTTCTGGCCAGTCAGATGAAAACTTTGATGCCGACGTGAATCTTGATTTGAATGTGGCCTCAAAGCGTGATGGAATTAGTTTTTACGCATAA
- the fliL gene encoding flagellar basal body-associated protein FliL encodes MAEEQLQGVDAPKGKGKLLIIIIAVVVLLIGGGAAAFFLMGSDEPAQAAQTQQAQAATAAEPIAYVNIAQPFIFNVTGDRRDRLVQIKAQLMVRGSENEQLARYHSPLIESSLLSTFASATVEQLRSPTGRVELRDRASDDIKAALNAAVGKPVIEKVLFTDFVIQ; translated from the coding sequence ATGGCAGAAGAACAGCTACAAGGTGTTGATGCACCGAAAGGAAAAGGCAAACTACTGATCATCATCATTGCGGTAGTGGTGTTGCTTATCGGTGGTGGTGCGGCCGCCTTCTTTTTAATGGGTTCTGACGAGCCTGCGCAAGCCGCTCAAACTCAACAAGCGCAAGCAGCAACCGCTGCAGAGCCCATTGCTTACGTTAACATTGCACAACCATTTATTTTTAACGTGACGGGTGACCGTCGCGATAGACTGGTACAAATCAAAGCACAGCTGATGGTGCGCGGTAGTGAAAATGAGCAATTGGCTCGTTACCACTCCCCACTGATTGAAAGCTCTTTGTTGTCGACTTTCGCATCGGCAACCGTAGAGCAGCTTCGTTCACCTACGGGTCGTGTGGAACTGCGAGATCGCGCTTCAGACGACATCAAAGCGGCATTGAACGCGGCAGTTGGTAAGCCAGTGATTGAGAAAGTACTGTTTACAGATTTTGTAATTCAATAG